From a single Mycolicibacterium moriokaense genomic region:
- a CDS encoding phosphatase PAP2 family protein, with protein MSAIEQQAVVLPTAVEAPSSAGRSGRWLRITRWIAIAIWATVVIYRTATDGFAFNRELVLLYICTGLAAASIGQGRRMFYIIRDWLPFALVLIAYDLSRGAADMIGRPTLWEWPADVDRWLFSGTMPTVWLQEHLKLPDPPWWEVVVSSVYMSFFILPYVVAAVLWLRDREEWKAFVKLFVGISVAGLVVYATQPAAPPWAAARCTPEDVAGGPANPQCMFRSARGVPDGGVLGAMQTAQDGANNWIERIVGRGWGNLNLHSATALLDQGQASVNLVAAIPSLHAGMTAAVAMFLWNRVHWGWRPVLVIYPLIMAFTLVYTAEHYVIDILLGWALAIVSIVLLHRHQTRRARRSSAPEVPEPEGAPAT; from the coding sequence GTGTCCGCCATTGAGCAGCAAGCGGTTGTGCTGCCAACTGCGGTCGAGGCGCCATCGAGCGCGGGTCGTTCCGGCCGATGGCTGCGCATCACGCGGTGGATCGCAATCGCTATCTGGGCAACAGTCGTCATCTATCGCACCGCGACCGACGGCTTCGCGTTCAACCGCGAGCTGGTCCTGCTCTACATCTGCACCGGCCTAGCCGCGGCGAGCATCGGTCAGGGCCGCCGGATGTTCTACATCATCCGCGACTGGCTGCCGTTCGCCCTGGTGCTGATCGCTTATGACCTGAGCCGGGGCGCCGCCGACATGATCGGTCGGCCGACCCTGTGGGAGTGGCCCGCCGACGTCGACCGCTGGCTCTTCTCCGGGACGATGCCGACGGTGTGGCTGCAGGAGCACCTGAAGCTGCCCGATCCGCCCTGGTGGGAGGTGGTCGTCAGCAGCGTTTACATGTCGTTCTTCATCCTTCCCTACGTGGTGGCGGCGGTGCTGTGGCTGCGCGACCGTGAGGAATGGAAGGCCTTCGTCAAGCTGTTCGTGGGTATCTCGGTCGCTGGGCTCGTGGTCTATGCCACGCAGCCGGCCGCACCGCCATGGGCTGCGGCGCGCTGCACACCCGAAGATGTCGCGGGCGGCCCCGCCAACCCGCAGTGCATGTTCCGCTCGGCCAGGGGCGTGCCCGACGGCGGCGTCCTCGGCGCGATGCAAACGGCGCAGGACGGCGCCAACAACTGGATCGAACGTATCGTCGGCCGGGGCTGGGGCAATCTCAACCTGCACTCGGCGACGGCGTTGCTCGATCAGGGCCAGGCCAGCGTCAATCTCGTCGCGGCCATTCCATCCCTCCACGCCGGCATGACCGCCGCGGTGGCGATGTTCCTGTGGAACCGGGTGCACTGGGGCTGGCGTCCGGTGCTGGTGATCTATCCGCTGATCATGGCGTTCACGCTGGTGTACACCGCGGAGCACTACGTCATCGACATCCTGCTGGGCTGGGCCCTGGCCATCGTCTCGATCGTGCTGCTCCACCGCCATCAGACGCGACGAGCGCGTCGGTCGAGCGCGCCCGAAGTCCCGGAACCCGAGGGCGCACCCGCCACGTAG